The Pseudanabaena galeata CCNP1313 genome includes a region encoding these proteins:
- a CDS encoding ion transporter, with amino-acid sequence MLRQKIIQKINFYLDDLATPIGKLINIAIALLVFASAISFVAQTYEISEITRSRLNLLDDIILGVFVIEYFLRLCVAEQKFKHLFSLYAIIDLVAILPFFFGASDVAFIRLLRWFRILRLIRLVESRSLFENKNEDIAILFRILFTLFAIVFVFSGLVYQIEHPSNPKFHNFLDAFYFSIFTMTTVGYSDVMPKSDAGKLTTVLMVLTGIALIPVQLGELFKRLVQTANQGDRINDRTKDFVCSGCGLSLHDADAQFCKICGTKLENC; translated from the coding sequence ATGTTAAGACAAAAAATTATCCAGAAGATTAACTTTTATCTTGATGACCTTGCTACACCAATTGGCAAACTAATCAACATCGCGATCGCACTCCTTGTGTTTGCCTCTGCGATAAGTTTTGTCGCCCAAACCTACGAAATATCGGAGATTACCCGTTCCCGACTCAATTTATTAGATGACATTATCCTTGGTGTATTCGTAATAGAGTATTTTCTGCGGCTTTGCGTAGCTGAACAGAAGTTCAAACATCTATTTAGTCTCTATGCAATTATCGACCTAGTTGCAATTTTGCCATTCTTTTTTGGGGCGAGTGATGTAGCCTTTATTCGTTTATTGCGCTGGTTTCGGATTTTGCGCTTGATTCGGTTAGTAGAGTCAAGGTCTTTATTTGAGAACAAGAATGAAGATATAGCCATCTTATTTAGGATACTTTTCACATTATTTGCGATCGTGTTTGTCTTCTCAGGTTTGGTTTATCAAATCGAACATCCCAGCAATCCCAAGTTTCATAATTTTCTTGATGCTTTTTATTTTTCTATTTTCACCATGACTACCGTTGGCTATAGCGATGTCATGCCCAAGTCTGACGCAGGCAAACTGACTACGGTGTTAATGGTACTCACTGGCATTGCGCTAATTCCTGTGCAGTTGGGAGAATTATTTAAGCGTTTAGTCCAGACTGCTAATCAAGGCGATCGCATCAATGATAGGACTAAGGATTTTGTCTGCTCAGGTTGTGGATTATCTTTACATGATGCTGACGCACAATTTTGTAAGATATGTGGCACTAAACTGGAAAACTGTTAA
- the rlmD gene encoding 23S rRNA (uracil(1939)-C(5))-methyltransferase RlmD — protein sequence MLLQGQKITLTIDDLADSGDGVGRYENIAIFVPNSVPGDRITAKLEFVKKNFAHGSIEKILAPSSDRVRPSCIVADKCGGCQWQAVSYPAQLRTKQNIVQQALQRIGGFNPEVLEELISPIVGAADSLHYRNKVTYPLATGRDGNLKAGYYQKGSHKIVNLNQCPAQDERLDPMLAELKMDIHNQCWEIYDEKTHTGLLRHLGLRIGRSTGEILITLVTRDWDVPNLGVFAQTWLERYDKVVGVILNCNPDKTNAIFGKESRCIAGKDYLLEKFAGLTFRLRGDTFFQVYTEQAERMLKIIEAELNLEGTEILLDAYAGIGTIALPLAEQVKQAIAIEIQPQATAQGKLNAELNGIDNVVFHTGKVEELISTLNLQPDIVILDPPRKGCEPEVITFLRENPPDRLVYVSCNPATQARDLKLLCEGDRYQLTRIQPIDFFPQTSHVEAIAFLKKS from the coding sequence ATGCTACTACAGGGACAAAAAATTACGCTCACCATCGACGATCTCGCTGATAGCGGCGATGGGGTGGGACGTTATGAAAATATCGCGATTTTTGTCCCCAATAGTGTTCCTGGCGATCGCATTACTGCAAAATTAGAATTTGTAAAAAAGAACTTTGCTCATGGGAGTATTGAGAAAATTCTTGCGCCCTCAAGCGATCGCGTCCGTCCGAGTTGCATCGTTGCCGATAAATGTGGTGGTTGTCAATGGCAAGCAGTTAGCTATCCTGCTCAATTAAGAACCAAACAAAATATTGTCCAGCAAGCTTTACAGAGAATCGGTGGATTTAATCCCGAAGTTCTCGAAGAACTGATCTCGCCTATTGTCGGCGCAGCCGATAGTTTGCATTATCGCAACAAAGTTACTTATCCCCTCGCTACTGGTCGAGATGGCAATCTAAAAGCAGGTTACTATCAAAAGGGAAGCCACAAAATTGTCAATCTCAATCAATGTCCTGCCCAAGATGAAAGGCTTGATCCGATGCTTGCCGAATTGAAAATGGATATTCACAATCAATGTTGGGAAATCTATGATGAGAAAACTCACACAGGACTGCTCCGCCATTTAGGACTTCGCATTGGCAGATCCACAGGTGAGATTCTGATTACTCTAGTAACAAGAGATTGGGATGTTCCGAACTTGGGAGTATTTGCTCAAACATGGCTAGAACGCTATGACAAAGTAGTTGGCGTAATTCTCAATTGCAATCCCGATAAAACCAATGCCATTTTTGGCAAAGAAAGCCGTTGCATTGCAGGCAAAGATTATCTATTGGAGAAGTTTGCAGGTTTAACCTTCCGTTTGCGTGGTGATACTTTCTTTCAAGTCTATACCGAGCAAGCCGAAAGGATGCTAAAAATTATTGAAGCAGAACTTAATCTCGAAGGAACCGAAATTCTCTTAGATGCCTATGCAGGTATTGGCACGATCGCTTTGCCATTAGCTGAACAAGTCAAACAGGCGATCGCGATCGAAATTCAGCCTCAGGCAACGGCTCAAGGCAAACTCAATGCTGAACTCAATGGTATTGACAATGTGGTTTTCCATACTGGCAAAGTCGAAGAATTAATCAGTACGCTCAATCTCCAACCCGATATCGTCATCCTCGATCCTCCCCGCAAAGGTTGTGAACCTGAAGTAATTACCTTTTTACGCGAAAATCCCCCCGATCGCCTTGTCTATGTCAGTTGCAATCCCGCTACTCAAGCTAGAGATTTAAAATTATTGTGTGAAGGCGATCGCTACCAACTCACCCGCATTCAACCCATCGATTTCTTCCCACAAACATCTCACGTTGAGGCGATCGCCTTTCTCAAAAAATCGTAA
- a CDS encoding AAA family ATPase, protein MLINLNLKGIGSVSGNLDIDFGERLNILTGDNGLGKSFLLDVIWFALTDNWVGLPALPNFDQKDPPYIHFQASNGEKGESVFLFDKQKWQDFQRPQEDEIVIYSRINGGFSIFDPLRKFNSKEVYNFTSQQVLNGLILNDGSIPCMGLIHDLDYWQLKRSETPYQIIQSVIQHLSHPDEPMQVGASIRLSVDDSRQIPTLCLPYGNVPVTQVSSGIQRILSLAYMLVWAWDGHIQVAKLKRTEPLNKIVFLIDELESHLHPKWQRTILPAILQVCKLLNPEIEVQVVTTTHSPMVLASAEPYFDEETDKLFLFDLNGSEVTLNEVPWVKQGDVVGWLTSEIFDLKQARSREAEAAIGAAQAWATEDHDYVYPDNLQTLAQIQAELERVIPGHDPFWIGWTVKNEARQQ, encoded by the coding sequence ATGTTAATTAACTTGAACTTAAAAGGAATTGGTTCTGTAAGCGGCAATCTTGACATTGACTTTGGAGAGCGCCTCAACATTCTTACGGGTGACAATGGCTTAGGTAAAAGTTTTTTACTTGATGTAATCTGGTTTGCCTTGACAGATAATTGGGTTGGCTTGCCCGCACTACCAAATTTCGACCAAAAAGATCCTCCATATATTCACTTTCAAGCTAGTAATGGAGAAAAAGGTGAGAGTGTCTTTTTATTTGACAAACAAAAATGGCAAGATTTTCAGCGTCCACAAGAAGATGAGATCGTTATCTACAGCCGTATTAATGGAGGATTTTCGATATTCGATCCACTTAGAAAATTTAATTCTAAGGAAGTTTATAACTTTACATCACAACAAGTTTTAAACGGATTAATACTTAATGATGGCTCCATACCTTGTATGGGACTAATTCATGATCTTGACTATTGGCAGCTAAAGCGATCAGAAACACCTTATCAAATTATCCAAAGTGTAATTCAACATTTGTCACATCCTGATGAACCAATGCAAGTTGGAGCATCGATAAGACTTTCAGTAGATGATAGCCGTCAAATTCCCACCCTCTGCTTACCCTATGGTAATGTTCCAGTTACTCAAGTTTCTTCAGGTATTCAAAGAATTCTAAGTTTGGCATATATGCTTGTCTGGGCTTGGGATGGACATATTCAAGTTGCAAAACTCAAAAGAACTGAGCCACTCAATAAAATTGTTTTTCTAATTGATGAGCTGGAATCGCATTTACATCCCAAATGGCAAAGAACTATTCTTCCCGCTATTCTTCAAGTTTGCAAATTATTAAATCCAGAAATCGAAGTGCAAGTTGTTACAACGACACATTCACCGATGGTATTAGCATCTGCCGAACCCTATTTTGATGAGGAAACAGACAAATTATTTCTTTTTGACTTAAATGGAAGTGAGGTAACTCTAAATGAAGTTCCTTGGGTAAAGCAGGGTGATGTCGTGGGATGGCTGACTTCAGAAATTTTTGACCTGAAACAAGCGAGATCGCGTGAAGCAGAGGCAGCAATTGGTGCGGCTCAAGCATGGGCTACTGAAGATCATGATTATGTATATCCTGATAATTTACAAACACTTGCCCAAATTCAAGCAGAACTTGAACGAGTTATTCCTGGACACGATCCTTTCTGGATTGGCTGGACTGTCAAAAATGAGGCAAGGCAGCAATGA
- the leuB gene encoding 3-isopropylmalate dehydrogenase, giving the protein MSKNYKITLLPGDGIGPEIMKVAVAVLQAIAPKFDITFAFETALVGGAAIDATGHPLPEETLQLCKNSDAVLLAAVGGEKWDTMPSNLRPEQALLGLRGGMGLFANLRPAQILPQLIDASTLKREVVEGVDILVVRELTGGIYFGKPKGIVTDENGVRRGFNTMVYTEPEIDRIARVGFEAAQKRRGSVCSVDKSNVLEVSQLWRDRVTSIASEYPDVKLSHMYVDNAAMQIIRNPKQFDVILTSNLFGDILSDAAAMLTGSIGMLPSASLGEAGNAGVFEPVHGSAPDIAGKDLANPLAQVLSAAMMLRYAFNEGDAAEAIEVAVNKVLDSGKRTGDIMADGCEKLGCIAMGEALLAAL; this is encoded by the coding sequence ATGTCTAAAAACTATAAGATTACCCTTCTCCCTGGTGATGGGATTGGTCCCGAAATTATGAAAGTAGCGGTGGCGGTGCTACAGGCGATCGCCCCAAAATTTGATATTACCTTTGCTTTTGAAACGGCTCTAGTTGGTGGTGCAGCGATCGATGCGACGGGGCATCCTCTGCCTGAAGAAACTTTGCAGCTTTGCAAGAATAGTGATGCCGTATTACTGGCGGCTGTTGGCGGTGAAAAGTGGGACACGATGCCCTCAAATTTACGTCCTGAGCAAGCATTGCTAGGCTTACGTGGTGGTATGGGCTTATTTGCAAATTTACGTCCTGCTCAGATTTTGCCGCAATTAATTGATGCATCGACCTTGAAGCGTGAAGTTGTAGAAGGAGTAGACATTTTAGTAGTACGAGAACTGACGGGCGGAATTTATTTTGGTAAGCCCAAGGGTATCGTCACCGATGAAAATGGTGTGCGGCGTGGCTTTAATACGATGGTGTACACCGAGCCAGAAATTGATCGCATTGCCAGAGTTGGTTTTGAAGCGGCTCAAAAACGTCGTGGCTCGGTTTGCTCCGTTGATAAGTCCAATGTCTTGGAAGTGTCACAACTATGGCGCGATCGCGTGACGAGTATTGCTAGCGAATATCCTGATGTGAAACTGTCCCATATGTACGTGGATAATGCCGCCATGCAAATTATTCGCAATCCTAAACAGTTTGATGTGATTCTCACCAGTAATCTCTTTGGCGACATTCTCTCCGATGCGGCGGCAATGTTAACAGGAAGTATTGGCATGTTGCCATCGGCTAGCCTCGGTGAAGCAGGCAACGCGGGGGTATTTGAACCCGTGCATGGTTCGGCTCCTGATATTGCTGGTAAGGATTTGGCTAATCCTCTCGCTCAAGTCTTGAGTGCCGCGATGATGTTGCGCTATGCCTTTAATGAAGGGGATGCGGCTGAGGCGATCGAAGTAGCAGTAAATAAAGTTCTCGATTCGGGCAAGCGGACTGGGGACATCATGGCGGATGGATGCGAAAAATTGGGATGCATAGCCATGGGAGAAGCCTTACTAGCTGCACTCTAA
- a CDS encoding thioredoxin domain-containing protein, whose translation MSNRLAQSQSLYLRKHADNPIDWYPWGDEALEKARNENKPIFLSIGYSSCHWCTVMEHEAFSDTLIADYMNDRFVAIKVDREERPDLDSIYMQAVQIMGESGGWPLNLFLAPDDLVPFYGGTYFPIEPRYGRPGFLRVLQSILEIYHDRNQDIQDYKDQIIRNLHQVNKLIPVPIISDEVLANGIAKCAEVVTNRDYGTCFPMIPYANFLLRASRFEDNSTELKNKAQERGLALALGGIFDHVAGGWHRYTVDHTWTVPHFEKMLYDNGLIMEYLANLWLSGLHEPAIARSCELTATWLQREMLAEEGCFYASQDADSEGREGKFWVWSYAELKKIFSPTELDLLIQEFTISIAGNFEETNVLQRKQAGELSPEIEACLTKLFRRRYGEHSRPTDAFPVARSQDDIREIDWEGRVPPVTDTKAITAWNALMISGLANAYRAFQQPIYKQLAVNAAKFILENQWIEGRLQRINYEGQASVAAQSEDYALLIKALLDLHQAIPEEANFYLQQAIAIQAEFDRDFWDALSGGYFNTTSESSQHLLLRERNYQDNATPSANGVAIANLVRLASVTEKLEYLDRAELALKRFGHVISNSPVACPSLLVAFDLFRNHTLVRTNPDHYAYLNRQYLPVVMLRVDKQLPNPEAIAMVCQGFACLEPAMSIEICDRQLLRSTTRVK comes from the coding sequence ATGTCCAATCGTCTCGCACAATCGCAAAGTCTCTATCTTCGTAAACACGCTGATAACCCGATCGATTGGTATCCTTGGGGTGATGAAGCTTTAGAAAAAGCAAGAAACGAAAACAAGCCGATATTTCTGTCGATCGGTTACTCCAGTTGCCATTGGTGTACGGTGATGGAGCATGAAGCGTTCTCGGATACGTTAATTGCAGACTATATGAACGATCGCTTTGTGGCGATTAAAGTGGATCGCGAAGAACGACCAGACTTAGACAGCATCTATATGCAAGCCGTGCAGATCATGGGCGAAAGTGGCGGCTGGCCTTTAAATTTATTTCTTGCTCCTGATGATTTAGTTCCTTTTTATGGCGGGACATATTTTCCGATCGAGCCACGCTATGGAAGACCAGGATTCTTGCGAGTACTCCAATCAATTCTGGAAATCTATCACGATCGCAATCAAGATATTCAAGATTACAAAGATCAGATTATTCGGAATCTGCACCAAGTTAATAAACTCATCCCTGTACCAATTATTAGTGATGAAGTATTAGCTAATGGAATCGCTAAATGTGCTGAAGTCGTCACTAATCGTGATTATGGAACTTGTTTCCCGATGATTCCCTATGCCAATTTTTTGCTGAGGGCTAGTCGCTTTGAAGATAACAGTACAGAACTCAAAAATAAAGCTCAAGAGCGTGGTTTGGCTCTGGCTTTGGGCGGTATTTTTGATCACGTTGCAGGGGGATGGCATCGCTACACTGTGGATCATACTTGGACAGTCCCACACTTTGAGAAGATGCTCTATGACAATGGCTTGATCATGGAATATCTAGCTAATCTCTGGTTGTCGGGCTTGCATGAACCTGCGATCGCTCGTAGTTGTGAACTAACGGCTACATGGCTCCAGCGCGAAATGTTAGCAGAAGAAGGTTGCTTCTATGCTTCTCAGGATGCGGATAGTGAAGGAAGGGAAGGGAAGTTTTGGGTGTGGAGCTATGCCGAACTGAAAAAGATTTTTAGTCCAACGGAACTTGACTTATTAATCCAAGAGTTCACGATTTCCATAGCTGGCAACTTTGAAGAAACTAATGTCTTGCAACGTAAACAGGCGGGGGAACTATCCCCAGAGATAGAAGCTTGTTTAACAAAGCTATTTCGTCGTCGTTATGGCGAACATTCGCGTCCCACCGATGCTTTCCCTGTAGCCCGCAGTCAAGATGATATTCGGGAAATTGATTGGGAAGGGCGTGTTCCACCTGTAACTGACACTAAGGCGATTACGGCTTGGAATGCTCTGATGATTTCAGGTTTAGCCAATGCCTATCGAGCATTTCAGCAGCCAATTTATAAACAACTTGCAGTTAATGCTGCTAAGTTTATTCTGGAAAATCAATGGATTGAAGGCAGGTTGCAACGGATTAATTATGAAGGACAAGCGTCAGTAGCAGCGCAATCTGAAGACTATGCTTTATTAATTAAGGCGCTTCTCGATCTGCATCAAGCGATTCCTGAAGAGGCGAATTTTTATCTGCAACAGGCGATCGCTATCCAAGCTGAATTTGATCGCGATTTCTGGGATGCTCTATCAGGTGGCTATTTCAACACTACCAGCGAGTCTAGTCAACATTTACTATTGCGAGAGCGCAATTATCAAGATAATGCTACGCCTTCTGCCAATGGAGTGGCGATCGCTAATTTAGTGCGTTTGGCAAGTGTAACTGAGAAATTAGAATATCTAGATCGCGCCGAGTTAGCTCTCAAACGCTTTGGGCATGTGATTAGCAATAGTCCCGTCGCCTGCCCTAGTCTATTGGTTGCCTTTGACTTGTTCCGAAACCATACGCTGGTTCGCACGAATCCCGATCACTATGCCTATCTCAATCGTCAATATTTACCTGTAGTCATGCTACGAGTCGATAAACAGTTACCAAATCCTGAGGCGATCGCGATGGTTTGTCAGGGTTTTGCTTGTCTAGAGCCTGCAATGAGTATAGAAATATGCGATCGGCAGTTATTACGAAGTACAACTAGGGTCAAATAA
- a CDS encoding cation:proton antiporter, translated as MFSINAIANHLSGLQIPQPLLATAESENAPIILSGVLLTFVIIYLSSKVGSEIARRLDLPPVLGELVAGVIVGVSALRLVIFPEGGFTASDSVVMSLLQMLNQLSPEAVNSVFAQQSEVISVIAELGVIVLLFEIGLESDIRQLKEVGIQAFVVAFIGVTAPFAAGTIGLMYFFHVAAIPAIFAGAALTATSIGITSKVLAEIGQLKSKEGQIIVGAAVIDDVLGIIVLAVVASLAKTGEVDITNVAILLVSAIAFLFGSILLGGFFNKSFVALVSKLKTRGNIVIPAFIFAYAMAFIGNAIHLEAILGAFAAGLVLDETDARNELDELIKPVADLLVPVFFVTVGARADLSVLNPMIPENRSGLLIAVFLLAVAIIGKVITGWVVFGIPNINRLAIGIGMVPRGEVGLVFAGIGTASGAIDKPLEVAIIIMVILTTFLAPPFLRIAFGKTEEPPANAELA; from the coding sequence ATGTTTTCGATCAATGCGATCGCCAATCATTTATCTGGATTACAGATACCTCAGCCTCTACTGGCCACCGCCGAGTCAGAAAATGCGCCAATTATTCTTTCAGGGGTATTGCTCACCTTTGTGATTATTTACCTATCTAGCAAAGTTGGCAGTGAAATTGCTAGACGGCTAGACCTACCTCCCGTTTTAGGAGAATTAGTTGCGGGTGTAATTGTTGGTGTATCCGCCTTGCGCTTAGTGATTTTTCCTGAGGGTGGTTTTACAGCATCCGACTCTGTAGTCATGTCCTTGTTGCAGATGTTGAATCAACTGTCACCCGAAGCAGTTAACAGCGTATTTGCCCAGCAAAGTGAAGTAATCTCGGTAATAGCTGAATTGGGCGTAATTGTCCTGCTATTTGAGATTGGTTTAGAGTCAGATATTCGCCAACTTAAGGAAGTTGGTATCCAAGCTTTTGTAGTAGCCTTTATCGGTGTAACGGCTCCCTTTGCGGCTGGAACTATTGGACTGATGTATTTCTTTCATGTGGCGGCGATTCCTGCCATTTTTGCAGGAGCAGCACTCACAGCAACCAGTATTGGGATTACTTCTAAGGTCTTGGCAGAAATTGGTCAGCTAAAATCCAAGGAAGGACAAATCATCGTTGGTGCAGCAGTCATTGATGACGTATTAGGGATCATCGTTCTTGCCGTGGTCGCCAGTTTGGCAAAAACAGGTGAAGTAGATATTACTAACGTTGCAATTCTATTAGTTAGCGCGATCGCCTTCTTATTTGGTTCCATACTCTTAGGTGGCTTTTTTAACAAAAGTTTTGTGGCTTTGGTTTCCAAGCTCAAAACTCGCGGCAATATCGTCATTCCTGCTTTTATATTTGCCTATGCAATGGCCTTTATCGGCAATGCGATCCATTTAGAAGCGATCTTAGGAGCCTTTGCCGCAGGGTTAGTGCTTGATGAAACTGATGCTCGCAATGAATTAGATGAACTGATTAAACCTGTTGCCGATTTACTCGTACCCGTGTTCTTTGTAACTGTCGGTGCGAGAGCCGATCTCAGTGTCCTCAATCCGATGATTCCCGAAAATCGGAGCGGATTATTAATTGCTGTATTTCTGCTTGCCGTCGCCATCATCGGCAAAGTCATCACAGGTTGGGTAGTTTTCGGAATACCCAATATCAATCGCTTAGCGATCGGGATTGGCATGGTTCCCCGTGGTGAAGTCGGTCTCGTATTTGCTGGCATTGGCACTGCTAGCGGTGCGATCGACAAGCCTCTCGAAGTGGCGATTATCATTATGGTGATTTTGACCACCTTCCTTGCACCTCCATTTTTAAGAATTGCCTTTGGCAAGACTGAAGAACCACCAGCTAATGCAGAGTTAGCTTAA
- the bicA gene encoding bicarbonate transporter BicA — protein MAITNKIRFDNLRGDMFGGLTAAIVSLPLALAFGVASGAGPIAGLYGAVCVGFFAALFGGTPTLISEPTGPMTVVMTTIVASLVAKSPENGLAMAFTVVMIAGLCQIVFGYFKLGKYITLMPYSVISGFMSGIGVILVILQIAPFVGQTPPKGGVLGTFLLIPDLLSKATAPDNLPEVILSVVTLAIIFLTPKQIKKVVPPQLIALIVGTVISVTVFNGVEGIRRISDVGPIPVGLPQFRLPVFGADEVTIMLVDGFMLGILGCIDTLLTAVVADSITRTEHKSDKELIGQGIANIVSGICGGLPGAGATMGTVVNIQTGATSALSGLTRALVLLVVVLGAAKYTEPIPMAVLAGIALKVGLDILDWSFLKRSHKISVKGSLIMYGVLLLTVFVDLIVAVGIGVFIANILTIERLSELQSKEVKLISDTDDDARLTREQKDLLDQANGRVLLFYLSGSMIFGLSKAISREHNAMREADVLVMDLTDVPSMGVTASLAIENAIRDAHDKGLEVYVVGASPKVSKRLDKLGIFELISVDHVQSDRTEALQKAVDLVNSKAV, from the coding sequence ATGGCGATAACTAATAAGATTCGTTTTGATAATCTTCGTGGCGATATGTTTGGCGGTTTAACTGCCGCGATCGTCTCTTTACCCCTAGCGCTTGCCTTCGGTGTCGCTTCTGGTGCTGGACCGATCGCAGGGTTGTATGGTGCAGTTTGTGTAGGATTCTTTGCGGCGTTGTTTGGTGGTACACCCACCTTGATTTCTGAGCCAACTGGTCCGATGACCGTAGTCATGACTACTATTGTGGCGAGCTTGGTTGCCAAGAGTCCTGAAAACGGATTGGCGATGGCTTTTACCGTAGTGATGATCGCGGGACTATGCCAAATCGTATTTGGCTATTTCAAACTTGGTAAATACATCACCCTGATGCCCTACAGCGTTATTTCTGGCTTTATGTCAGGGATTGGCGTAATTTTGGTGATTTTACAAATCGCCCCATTTGTAGGTCAGACTCCCCCCAAAGGTGGTGTTTTAGGGACTTTCTTATTGATTCCCGATTTGCTATCTAAAGCGACCGCTCCCGATAATCTACCTGAAGTAATTCTGAGTGTTGTTACCCTCGCCATTATTTTCTTAACTCCTAAACAAATTAAGAAAGTAGTTCCACCGCAATTAATTGCTCTAATTGTCGGTACGGTCATCTCGGTAACTGTATTTAATGGTGTCGAAGGTATTCGTCGCATTAGTGATGTTGGTCCAATTCCCGTAGGTTTACCCCAGTTCCGTTTACCAGTATTTGGTGCTGATGAAGTTACGATCATGTTAGTTGATGGCTTCATGCTAGGGATTCTCGGATGTATTGATACTCTGCTTACAGCAGTTGTGGCTGATAGCATCACTCGCACTGAGCATAAATCTGATAAAGAATTAATCGGTCAAGGTATCGCTAATATCGTTTCAGGTATTTGCGGCGGGCTTCCGGGGGCTGGTGCAACCATGGGAACAGTGGTAAATATTCAAACTGGAGCCACTTCGGCACTGTCTGGCTTGACCCGTGCATTGGTGTTGTTAGTAGTAGTCTTGGGCGCGGCAAAATATACGGAACCAATTCCGATGGCGGTTCTCGCTGGTATTGCGCTCAAGGTTGGTCTGGATATTCTTGATTGGAGCTTCTTGAAGCGATCGCACAAAATTTCGGTCAAAGGCTCTTTGATCATGTATGGCGTGTTATTGCTAACTGTATTTGTGGATTTGATTGTCGCCGTTGGTATTGGTGTATTTATCGCGAATATCCTCACGATTGAACGCTTGAGCGAATTGCAATCCAAGGAAGTGAAGTTGATTTCCGATACCGATGATGACGCACGTTTGACCAGAGAACAAAAGGATTTACTAGACCAAGCCAACGGTCGTGTATTGCTGTTTTATCTCAGTGGTTCGATGATTTTTGGTCTATCGAAGGCGATCTCCCGTGAACATAACGCTATGCGCGAAGCCGATGTCTTGGTAATGGATCTAACCGATGTGCCTTCAATGGGTGTGACGGCTTCCCTAGCGATCGAAAATGCAATTCGTGATGCCCATGACAAGGGCTTGGAGGTCTATGTGGTCGGAGCTAGCCCAAAGGTGTCGAAGCGTTTAGACAAACTTGGTATTTTTGAGTTGATTTCGGTCGATCACGTCCAGAGCGATCGCACTGAAGCCTTACAAAAAGCCGTTGATTTAGTAAATAGCAAGGCGGTCTAA
- a CDS encoding sulfurtransferase: MTITRRNSRAKSLRFKFKPLAFIAAAVMSVVVAIAFFSSSPLLAQSSATKISFVPPSWVKANANDPNLRILDVRWNPLDYFKEHLPNAVNFADNLVRVPKDGLPVQLLDSDKLGDLLAKAGVNDKSKVLVYSEGNNILGSSQIAYALERIGFKGQVAVLDGGFNGYKDAKEPVTKEFPKYKTGKLSVNDQRNIRVTLAQVKDLLDKKDVRFIDPRPANAFAGKVDLFVRNGHIPGARNIPWPTFTDPQNPHKLKPLAEIQKILDDKKIDKSKDIIVTCTTGREASLQYVVLKHLLGYPKVRVYEGSWTEYSQSDLPIETGAERPLA, from the coding sequence ATGACTATTACCCGCAGAAATTCTAGAGCAAAGTCGCTCAGATTTAAGTTTAAACCTCTCGCCTTTATCGCTGCCGCAGTCATGTCTGTAGTCGTGGCGATCGCCTTCTTCTCTAGCTCTCCCCTCCTCGCCCAAAGTTCCGCAACCAAGATTTCCTTCGTTCCCCCAAGCTGGGTAAAAGCCAATGCTAATGATCCCAACCTACGGATTTTAGATGTGCGGTGGAATCCCCTTGACTATTTCAAAGAACATCTTCCTAATGCCGTTAACTTTGCCGATAACCTTGTCCGTGTTCCCAAGGATGGCTTACCAGTGCAGCTTTTAGACTCTGACAAGCTTGGTGATTTACTTGCCAAGGCTGGAGTTAATGACAAAAGCAAAGTCTTGGTTTACTCCGAAGGTAATAATATCCTCGGTTCTAGCCAAATTGCCTATGCCTTAGAGCGCATTGGTTTTAAAGGACAGGTTGCAGTATTAGATGGCGGCTTTAATGGCTACAAAGATGCGAAAGAACCTGTCACCAAAGAGTTTCCTAAATATAAAACAGGCAAACTTAGTGTCAATGATCAAAGGAATATCCGCGTCACCCTTGCTCAAGTAAAAGACTTGCTTGATAAGAAAGACGTAAGATTTATCGATCCTCGTCCCGCTAATGCCTTTGCTGGCAAAGTTGATCTCTTTGTTCGCAATGGTCACATCCCTGGAGCGAGAAATATCCCTTGGCCGACCTTCACCGATCCTCAAAATCCTCACAAGCTCAAGCCTCTAGCCGAAATCCAAAAGATTCTTGATGATAAAAAGATTGATAAGTCTAAGGATATTATTGTCACTTGCACCACAGGTCGCGAAGCATCTTTGCAGTATGTAGTCTTAAAGCATCTGCTGGGCTATCCCAAGGTCAGAGTATATGAAGGTTCTTGGACTGAATACAGTCAGTCGGATTTGCCTATAGAAACTGGTGCAGAGCGTCCTCTTGCCTAA